A stretch of Paenibacillus mucilaginosus 3016 DNA encodes these proteins:
- a CDS encoding TetR/AcrR family transcriptional regulator, with protein MARSKEFEENAVLDKAMRLFWEQGYEKTSMSDLVEHMGIHRRSIYDTFTDKRTLFLKAMDRFENRTDAKLAAGVKQSQTAREALQFIFDFMSKGEEGAPLGCMFVNSAVELACRDEEVDAKAVVAFEKVEQLLVEVVSWGQRNGEFSDQYEAQELAEYLHNALTGLRVMARTSVPKEKLQRISVLTMEILEK; from the coding sequence ATGGCCAGAAGCAAGGAATTTGAAGAAAATGCCGTCTTGGATAAAGCCATGAGGCTTTTCTGGGAGCAGGGATACGAGAAGACGTCGATGAGTGATCTTGTCGAGCATATGGGGATCCATCGCCGAAGCATTTACGATACATTTACAGACAAACGCACGTTGTTTCTTAAGGCGATGGACCGGTTCGAGAACCGTACCGACGCCAAACTGGCGGCAGGGGTCAAACAATCGCAGACAGCCAGGGAAGCACTCCAGTTCATCTTCGACTTCATGAGCAAGGGTGAAGAGGGTGCGCCGCTCGGATGCATGTTTGTAAATTCAGCTGTGGAATTGGCATGCCGAGATGAAGAGGTGGATGCCAAAGCTGTTGTTGCCTTCGAAAAGGTGGAGCAGCTGCTGGTGGAGGTTGTGTCCTGGGGACAGCGGAACGGCGAGTTCTCCGATCAGTATGAAGCGCAGGAGTTGGCCGAGTATCTGCATAACGCCTTAACGGGACTCAGAGTGATGGCCCGGACCTCGGTACCGAAGGAAAAGCTTCAGCGTATTTCCGTACTGACGATGGAAATTTTAGAGAAATAA
- a CDS encoding NAD(P)H-dependent oxidoreductase, translated as MKTLIIVAHPDLQNSRINRALTDTMREQPDTTVHDLYELYRDSSINVPQEQALLDSHDRIIFQYPLYWYSTPPLLKQWFDEVLAYGWAFGPGGEHLLGKEIGIAISTAGTSASYQPGGYNLFTIRDIAKPVEALANYVSAHYLSPFAIHNAQHITDEQLAESQAAYVQHLERVRHVKTADLITMNK; from the coding sequence ATGAAAACATTGATTATTGTGGCCCACCCGGATTTGCAAAACTCCCGTATTAACCGGGCTTTGACCGACACCATGAGGGAGCAGCCGGATACGACGGTACATGATCTGTATGAGCTCTATAGAGATAGCAGCATTAATGTTCCCCAAGAACAGGCGCTGCTCGACAGCCATGACCGGATTATTTTTCAATACCCTCTCTATTGGTACAGCACACCTCCGCTTCTGAAGCAGTGGTTTGATGAGGTATTGGCATACGGTTGGGCGTTCGGCCCCGGCGGGGAGCACCTGTTGGGCAAGGAAATCGGCATTGCCATCTCAACGGCGGGGACCTCCGCATCGTATCAGCCGGGCGGCTACAATCTGTTTACGATTCGGGATATCGCGAAACCGGTGGAGGCGCTCGCCAACTACGTAAGTGCCCATTATCTGTCCCCTTTTGCCATCCATAATGCGCAGCATATTACGGATGAGCAGCTGGCCGAAAGCCAGGCCGCTTATGTGCAGCATCTGGAACGTGTACGTCATGTGAAGACAGCGGACTTGATCACGATGAACAAATAA
- a CDS encoding SDR family oxidoreductase has product MTNKIALVTGANKGIGYEVARQLGEQGITVLVAARNQSTADETAAQLRRIGMDAVGVELDVTNAEHIAALSQRIHNTYGRLDILVNNAGIWVENDEYEGDAFRDTFEVNTFGPYHLTEALLPLLLKSEAGRIVNQSSALGSIQFLLSNELAQRIATPAYSASKAALNMLTAYWAQQAQGTKLKVNSAHPGLVKTRMGGEKAELSAEDGAKTAVLLATLPEDGPTGGFYYMDSQLPW; this is encoded by the coding sequence ATGACAAACAAAATTGCATTGGTCACAGGGGCAAACAAAGGAATCGGGTATGAAGTCGCCAGACAGTTGGGGGAACAAGGCATCACCGTATTGGTCGCGGCACGCAACCAGTCGACGGCTGATGAAACGGCAGCTCAATTGCGCAGGATAGGTATGGATGCGGTTGGCGTAGAGCTGGACGTGACGAATGCGGAACATATCGCGGCTCTGTCCCAACGGATCCATAACACCTACGGCCGCTTGGATATCCTGGTTAACAATGCGGGGATTTGGGTGGAAAATGATGAGTACGAAGGGGATGCATTCCGCGATACGTTTGAGGTCAATACCTTCGGTCCTTACCATCTTACGGAAGCACTGCTGCCGCTGCTCCTGAAGAGCGAAGCCGGCCGCATTGTGAACCAGAGCAGCGCATTGGGCTCCATACAGTTCCTGCTCTCCAATGAGCTGGCACAGCGAATTGCCACCCCCGCGTATTCGGCATCCAAGGCAGCACTGAATATGCTTACGGCCTATTGGGCACAGCAAGCGCAAGGTACAAAACTCAAGGTCAATTCGGCGCATCCCGGCCTGGTCAAAACCCGGATGGGCGGGGAGAAAGCGGAGCTCTCAGCAGAGGATGGGGCGAAGACGGCCGTGCTTCTGGCTACTCTGCCTGAAGATGGTCCTACGGGCGGCTTCTACTACATGGATAGTCAGCTTCCATGGTAA
- a CDS encoding ankyrin repeat domain-containing protein — protein sequence MPKWLMICIGCIFILQGCALVDRGETMKTEGQYMNHSLLQAAERKDADSVRRLVKEGADVNVQDSKGRTPAMIATYNHDVATVKVLLEAGADVNIQDHMKNTPFLYAGAEGYIEILKLTIDAGADPTLTNRFGGTALIPASEHGYIDVIEELLTRTDIDVNHVNHLGWTALLEAIILNDGGPKQQQTVQLLIHHGADVSIPDHDKVTPLQHARKKGFKEIERILMESGAK from the coding sequence ATGCCGAAGTGGCTGATGATCTGTATAGGATGTATATTCATCCTTCAGGGTTGTGCGTTAGTGGACAGAGGAGAAACTATGAAGACGGAGGGCCAGTATATGAACCATTCATTGCTTCAAGCTGCTGAACGTAAAGATGCGGATTCCGTACGAAGGCTGGTGAAAGAGGGCGCCGATGTGAACGTGCAGGACTCGAAGGGAAGGACCCCTGCGATGATCGCGACATACAACCATGATGTGGCAACGGTAAAGGTGCTCCTAGAGGCTGGCGCGGACGTCAACATTCAGGATCATATGAAAAATACTCCATTCTTATATGCTGGTGCAGAAGGCTATATCGAAATCTTAAAGCTGACGATTGACGCGGGGGCAGACCCGACCCTTACGAACCGGTTCGGAGGAACCGCATTAATCCCTGCTTCCGAACATGGCTATATCGATGTGATTGAAGAACTTCTTACCCGCACGGATATCGATGTAAATCATGTGAACCATCTTGGATGGACGGCGTTATTAGAAGCCATTATTCTGAATGATGGCGGGCCCAAACAGCAGCAGACGGTACAACTGCTCATCCATCACGGGGCGGATGTTTCGATTCCGGACCATGATAAGGTAACCCCTTTGCAGCACGCGAGAAAAAAAGGCTTTAAAGAAATAGAGCGAATCTTGATGGAGTCAGGAGCAAAGTAA
- a CDS encoding helix-turn-helix domain-containing protein, with protein sequence MSSYTSDRIKLPPGFWAALHQLGIAAQDIARKARLPHTMITSPTVTTDQYFAIWQAFSDLIGDTAQGIIKLATVFETAKYPPTVLATYHARDYRDALNRMARYKQLCPPEHLRITEQGEFAAIELGWLQEHPGPPLLAGITLAFLLELGRRGTGQPLTARLVEFSHAMGDRQALEAYFGCSVRMGAECSRLILHRSDLDRPFVSFNEELLDILTPVLDRSLDDLQGGRSLSENVKRLIQRSLPEGPDIQVVAKKLGMSDRTLQRRLHDENTSFKHLLTQAKREQARAYLADPSLDIKEVAFLLGYEDQNSFYRAFRLWEGDTPSNWRVKQEGWRRMLVTEPYGPR encoded by the coding sequence ATGAGCTCTTATACATCGGACCGTATTAAATTGCCGCCAGGATTCTGGGCAGCATTACACCAATTAGGGATTGCTGCTCAAGACATAGCCCGTAAAGCACGGCTGCCGCACACCATGATTACTTCACCTACCGTTACCACCGACCAATATTTCGCGATCTGGCAGGCGTTTTCGGATCTTATCGGAGACACGGCACAAGGAATCATTAAGCTTGCGACCGTCTTTGAAACGGCAAAGTATCCTCCGACCGTCTTAGCGACTTACCATGCACGCGACTACCGTGATGCTCTTAACCGAATGGCGCGTTACAAGCAGCTGTGTCCCCCCGAACACCTGCGTATTACCGAGCAGGGCGAGTTCGCAGCGATCGAACTGGGATGGCTTCAGGAGCACCCCGGTCCGCCCCTGCTGGCAGGTATCACTCTGGCCTTTCTTCTGGAGCTTGGGCGGCGGGGTACGGGGCAGCCTTTGACTGCGCGGTTGGTCGAATTTTCGCACGCCATGGGTGATAGGCAGGCACTTGAAGCTTACTTCGGCTGTTCTGTCCGGATGGGGGCTGAATGCAGCCGGCTGATCCTGCATCGAAGTGATCTGGACCGTCCTTTTGTCTCGTTCAATGAAGAGCTGCTGGACATCCTGACCCCCGTTCTGGACCGATCGCTGGATGACCTGCAGGGCGGCCGCTCCCTTTCCGAGAATGTCAAACGGCTGATACAACGCAGTCTCCCAGAAGGGCCCGACATTCAGGTTGTCGCCAAGAAGCTGGGGATGAGCGATCGTACCTTGCAGCGCCGACTCCATGACGAGAATACGAGCTTCAAGCACCTGCTGACACAAGCTAAACGTGAGCAGGCACGAGCCTATTTGGCAGACCCCTCGCTGGATATCAAAGAGGTGGCTTTCTTGCTCGGATATGAAGACCAGAACTCCTTCTATCGTGCCTTCCGGCTCTGGGAAGGCGATACACCTTCAAATTGGCGTGTGAAACAAGAAGGTTGGCGCCGGATGCTAGTTACTGAACCATACGGACCAAGGTAA
- a CDS encoding SDR family NAD(P)-dependent oxidoreductase, translating to MEMGLKNKVALVTGSTKGIGKAIAIELAREGVNVLINGRNDEDVERTVKEIKSDFPTTSPQNAAADLVDQQQRAALFDKYPHIDILVNNMGIYEVMPYEDVDDEVWEKYIRTNVLAANGLSKFYLPRMLKHDYGRIIFIASEEAVMPSGLMPQYAVTKSMVLSLSKSLSKLTRGTEVTVNSIMPGPTLTENVHRIIDGIYPGDEMAFAEKEKKFMAANLPQSELQRFIQPVEIGRLTAFMCSPYAGAFKGSPIRMDGGMIPTIY from the coding sequence ATGGAGATGGGATTGAAAAATAAAGTGGCTCTCGTTACCGGATCAACCAAAGGGATAGGTAAAGCCATTGCGATTGAACTTGCTAGGGAAGGTGTAAATGTACTCATTAATGGACGAAATGACGAAGACGTAGAACGGACGGTAAAGGAGATAAAATCTGATTTTCCGACCACCTCTCCCCAGAATGCCGCAGCCGATCTCGTGGACCAGCAGCAAAGGGCTGCTCTGTTCGACAAATACCCCCACATTGATATTTTGGTGAACAATATGGGGATTTATGAAGTCATGCCCTATGAGGACGTTGACGATGAAGTATGGGAAAAGTACATTCGTACGAATGTGCTCGCTGCCAATGGATTGTCTAAATTTTATTTGCCCCGCATGCTGAAACATGACTATGGCCGTATTATATTTATTGCAAGTGAAGAAGCCGTGATGCCTTCCGGATTGATGCCTCAGTATGCTGTGACAAAATCGATGGTACTATCGCTGTCAAAAAGCCTGTCGAAATTAACAAGAGGAACAGAGGTTACAGTGAATTCCATCATGCCGGGACCAACCCTTACTGAAAATGTACACCGGATTATCGATGGGATTTACCCCGGTGACGAGATGGCTTTTGCGGAAAAAGAGAAGAAGTTTATGGCTGCAAACCTGCCTCAATCTGAGCTGCAGCGATTTATCCAACCTGTTGAAATAGGCAGACTAACGGCATTTATGTGCAGTCCTTATGCCGGCGCATTCAAAGGTTCTCCTATCCGT